The DNA sequence CTCCATCCAGGGACCCCGCTTCAATCCCGACTGGATCCCGGCCGCGGCCGAGCTGATCCACCTGACCGACGCCGACGAGGGCCTGTCCGCGGCTCGGGCCCCCTGGGGCTGGGTCCGCTCCGTCGATGCGGCGCTCGATACCTTCACCGAGCCCGGTCTCTTCGAACGGGCGCGGGGCGAGTCGCGGTCGCTCTTCCTTCCGGACGAGTTGGCCCGCGCGCGGGGCGCGCTCCTTCGCTGGGCCTGTCAACGCAAGCAGCAAGACGACTGGGATACGCTCTCCACCGCCGCGCGGCGCGCCATCCTCGAAGCGCACTTGCTGGGCGCGGACGAAGGGTTCCTTCCGCTCGACGAGGATGTGTCGGACTCCGTGCTGCAACTGGTGGAACACCTGCGGCAGGGCCTGGAGTACGCACGCCTGGTCGAGGTCGCCGACAAAGGCATCGACTGGACCGTCGCCGCCCCCGCGCAGCGGGACACCTGGTGGAAGCTGCGCCTGGCCCGGGCTCGCGCCCTGGGAGAGCTGGGCCGGGTGAGCGAGGCCCTGCGGGCGTTCGACGCGATGATCGCAGAGCATGCTGAGCAGGACGGAGACGGGGACTTCGACGCCCGCTACCTGCGCTTCATCCGGGCCCATTGGCTGGCGGAAGCCGGCCGCTACGACGAAGCCCTCGACGCCTACCGCAACGCGGTGGACGACTGGACGACCCGTCTGGGCTCCGAACACCCGTTTACGCTGGACGCCCGCGAATGCCTCGCCACGACGCTGCGCGCGACGGGTCGCATCGGCGAAGCGGTGGCGATGCAGCGTGCAGTGCTGCGGGATCGGGAGCGCGTCCTTGGTGCCCACCACCCCGACGCCCGCCGCAGCCGGAACGAGGTGGCGCTGAATCTCATGGCCCTGGGGCGGCCTGAGGAGGCGCTGCCGGTGCTCGAGCAACTCCTGGCGGACGAGGTCCCGGTCCTTGGTGAGGAACACCCGTCCGTGCTGGTTACCCGCCACAACCTCGCATCCTGCCTGGCGGGAGTGGGGCGCCTGGACCATGCCCTCCGGGAGGGCGAAGCGCTCATCGAGGCCAAACGCCGTGTGTTCGGTCCCGACCATCCCAGCACGCTCGCTGCCCGGAGCTCCCACGCGGTCGCGCTGGCGGACGCCGGCCGCATGCTGGAAGCCATGAAGGCGCACATGAGTGTGTTCGAGGATCGGAGCCGGGTCCTGGGCGCCGATCACCCCGACACCCTCGAGGCCCGCCACAACGCGGCAACGGCCTGGGCGGAGCTCGGGCAGTGGGACGAGGCGATTCCGATGTTGGAGGCCGTGGTCGAGGACCGAGCCCGGATCCTGGGCTCCCTGAACCCGGTCACGATCCTGTCCCTGAACAACCTCGCGTTCTGTTACCGCGAGGTGGGGCGCGCGGAGGAGGCCGAGGCGGCCCAGGAGCACGTGATCGCGGCACGCTCCCAGACCCTGGGGCCGGACCACCCGGACACGCTCCTGGCCCGGCGCAACCTGGCCAGCGCCCGCCTGCAGCAGGCACGGGGAGCCGGGGACCCCGAGGGCATCGCTGCCGGCCGGCGCGCGATGGAGGCCCTGATGGCGGATGAAGCGCGCGTGCTGGGGATCGATCACCCGCTGGCCACGGGTACGCGGGAGCTCTACGAGCTCCTGACCCAAGGCCTCGGCTAGGAGGCCAAGGCCGGGGCGGTCCTGGCCCGCCCGCGACGGGTCGATGGCAAGTTTCCGCCCCAGTGGCGTATCATGAAGTTCAGTTCACCAAACACCAGGAGAAGTGATCCATGCGTCCAACCCGCTGCTCGGCGCTCGCGGCCGCGGCTCTGCTGTTCTTGACGATTCCGATGGACATGACAGCCCAGGAAGAGGTTCGCGCCGTGCAAGGTGGAGGCATCTCGGTGGCGGGCTGGATGGGCAAGATCGACGCGGCCGAGGCCGGCCGCGGGGCGACGCTGCAGGATGCCAAGTTGGCCCAGGACGGTGACGCACTCCACGTGACCACAGGCCCGGCCGTGGCCTACTGGAACGCCTCCAACACCCTGAGCGGGGACTATATGGTCTCGGCGACCTTCACCGAGCCCCAGTACATGAACCTGAACAACCACCCGCATCCCTACGGCCTGTTCATCGGCGGCAACGACATGGGCACGGACCAGCAGTCCTATCTGTACTGCGCAGCGTACGGGAACGGGAACTTCATCGTGCGCGGGTTCGGACCGGAGGCTTTCCAGATGAACGGCCGCCGCGGCGAGATGAGCGACGCCGTGCACACCGCCGCCGGGCCCGGCGAGCAGGTGACGCAGGAGATCGCCATCATGGTCATGGGCGGCACGGTCTCCTGCCAGATCAATGGCACCACCGTAGCGAGCTATCCCGTTTCCGAGGTCGTGGGCGCCGGCAAGCTCAAGTCGACCGACGGCGTCTACGGCATCCGCTTCGGACACAACACCGAGGCGATGGTGACCGGCTTGCACGGCATGAAGCACTAGGCCACCCCGGAAGCTCGGGAAGGCAACACCTCCCGAGCCCGGGGTTCTGGCGTCAGTCGGGCCGGCTTCGCCCTCCGGGGCGAGGCTGGCCCGCTCGTTTTGCGGTGCTGGCCAGGGGGCGCCATTCTTGGGCGGCCCGCGGACCCAAGGGTTCCCCGCCCTGTCGGACCGCGCCCGTTCCCGAGACCGAGACCGACCATGCTGCCACGCGCCCTGCGACCCCCGATGCTCTTTCTCACGCTGCTGAGTGCGGCGGCCCTTTGCGTCTCTCCTGTCGCGGCGTTCCAAGCGCCGCAGGCCCGTGGCGGTGCCGGGGAGAAGGCCAAGGACCTTCCGTTGGAGCCTGGCCAGTCGCTGCGCTTCACGGCCAGCGAGGGAACCTGGATGTCCCTCGACGTGAGCCCCGACGGACACACCATCGTCTTCGATCTGCTCGGTGACCTGTACACGATGCCCATCGAGGGAGGCACGGCCACGCGCCTGACCAGCGGCATGGCCTACGACGTCCAGCCCCGCTTCAGCCCGGACGGCTCCCGGGTGGTCTTCGTGTCCGACCGCAGTGGCGCGGAGAACCTGTGGATCCAGTCGCTGGACGGTGCGGACACCGTGCAGCTCACCAAAGGGAAGACCGACGACTACCTCTCTCCCGAGTGGACACCAGACGGGGAGTACATCGTGGCGTCCAAGGGGCGCAACATGAAGCTCTGGCTTTACCACGTGGAGGGGGGCAGCGGCGTGGAGCTGCACGATGGAGGCAGTCCGCAAGCGCACATGGCCGGCGCGGCCTTCGGCGCCGACGGCCGCCACGTATGGTACGCCTCGCGCAATGGTCGTCACATGTACAACGCGGTCTTCCCGCTCTACCAGATCTCGGTCTACGACCGTGAGACGGGGACGTCCACCGCGATGACCTCCCGCTACGGCTCCGCGGTGCGGCCCACGCTGTCACCCGACGGACGGTGGCTGGTCTACGGCACGCGCCACCGGGGAGAGACGGGTCTTCGCATTCGCGACCTGAACACCGGCAGCGAGCGCTGGCTGGCCTACCCTGTACAGCGGGACGACCAGGAGTCGGTGGCGCCCATGGATGCGCTCCCCGGCTTCTCGTTCACACCGGACTCCAGGAATGTGGTCGCCTCCTACGGCGGGAAGATCTGGAAGATCGGCGTGGAGGACGAGACGCAGACGGAGATCCCGTTCCGGGTGGACGTGGACCTGGACCTCGGTCCGCGCGTGCGCTTCGACTACGCGGTCGAGACGTCTCCCACCATGGTGCTGCGGCAGATCCGCGATGCGGTACCCTCGCCGGATGGCAGCAAGCTCGCGTTCGTGGCGCTCGATCGGGTCTACGTGATGGACTATCCCGGCGGCACTCCAGCGCGGCTCACCGATCAGGAGGTCGGTGAGCACAATCCGTCCTGGTCGCCCGACGGACGGTGGGTCGCATTCGTGAGCTGGGACGACGCGACCGGAGGCCACGTCTACAAGGCCCGCGTCGACCAGCGCGGCCGCGCACCCCAACAGCTCACTCAAACGGCGGGCTTCTACCGGGAGACCGTCTGGTCGTTGGACGGGTCACGCATCGTCACGATCCGTGGCTCGGCACGCGACGTCCAGGAGAACCGGGGAGGCTTCAACGGCGGGCTCGGCACCGAGTTCGTCTGGGTGCCGTCCGCGGGTGGCGCGGCCACCCGGATCGGCCTCACCTCCGGCCGGAGCGGCCTGCACGTCACGGACGATCCGGACCGCATCTTCGCCTACCACCGCCAGAACGGGCTGGTGTCGTTCCGGTGGGACGGCACGGACGAGAAGGCGCACGTCAAGGTGGACGGGCCTCGGCAGCCCGGCGCGGAGCGCTCTCCTCCGGCCGATCGCGTGATCATGGCACCGAAGGGGGATCAGGCCCTCGCACAGGTCGGCATGGACCTGTACGTGGTGACCGTCCCGGTTGTGGGGGGCGACACGCCCACCATCCAGGTGGGCGGTGAGAGCGCGGCCTTCCCCGTGCGCAAGCTCACGCGCATCGGCGGTCAGTTTCCGGCCTGGAGTGCCGACGCGGCCCTGGTGCATTGGAGTCTTGGCAACGCGCACATGGTGTATGATCTGGCGCGGGCGCGCATCGTCGAGGACAGCGTGGAGGCGGCGACGAGCGAGCGGGGCGCCGGAGATCAGGCCGAGGAGGCGCAACAAGCCGAAGCTCCCGGCTATGAGCCAGCCGAGCAGCGCATCACCATCGAAGTGGCACGCGACGTGCCGCGCGGGACCGTGGTGCTGCGGGGCGGACGCGCGGTGACCATGCGTGGACGCGAGATCATCGACAATGCCGACATCGTGGTGCGGGACGATCGCATCGTGGCCGTGGGAGCGCGCGGCCAGGTGGAGGTGCCCGCTGACGCGCAGGTCATCGACGTCAGCGGAAAGACCATCACGCCCGGCTTCGTGGACACCCACTATCACACGCAGTGGCTGATCAACGACATCCACTCCAACCAGGTCTGGCAGTACCTCACGAACCTGGCCTATGGGGTCACCACCACCCAGGACGTGCAGACCGCAACCACGGATGTCCTGACCTACCACGACCGGGTGGAGTCCGGGCAGATGATCGGGCCCCGCATCTACCACACAGGCCCCGGCGTCTTCTCGGGTGAGAACGTTCGCAGCTTGGACCACGCCCGGGACGTCCTCAAGCGCTACAAGGACTACTACGGACTCAACACCTTCAAGATGTACATGGCGGGCAACCGTCAGCAGCGGCAGTGGCTGATCATGGCGGCTCGCGAACTGGAGCTGATGCCCACGGTAGAGGGAGGCATCGACTTCAAGCTCAACATGACCCATACGATCGACGGCTACTCCGGGCTGGAGCACTCGCTCCCGATTGCCCCGATCTATGGCGACGTGGTTCGCCTGTTCAACCAGACGCAGACCACCTACACACCCACGCTGCTCGTCTCCTACGGCGGGCCCTGGGCCGAGAACTACTACTACGCTACGGAGGAGGTGCTCGACGACGCCAAGCTGCGGCACCTCACGCCCTACGAGGAACTGGAAT is a window from the Gemmatimonadota bacterium genome containing:
- a CDS encoding amidohydrolase family protein gives rise to the protein MLPRALRPPMLFLTLLSAAALCVSPVAAFQAPQARGGAGEKAKDLPLEPGQSLRFTASEGTWMSLDVSPDGHTIVFDLLGDLYTMPIEGGTATRLTSGMAYDVQPRFSPDGSRVVFVSDRSGAENLWIQSLDGADTVQLTKGKTDDYLSPEWTPDGEYIVASKGRNMKLWLYHVEGGSGVELHDGGSPQAHMAGAAFGADGRHVWYASRNGRHMYNAVFPLYQISVYDRETGTSTAMTSRYGSAVRPTLSPDGRWLVYGTRHRGETGLRIRDLNTGSERWLAYPVQRDDQESVAPMDALPGFSFTPDSRNVVASYGGKIWKIGVEDETQTEIPFRVDVDLDLGPRVRFDYAVETSPTMVLRQIRDAVPSPDGSKLAFVALDRVYVMDYPGGTPARLTDQEVGEHNPSWSPDGRWVAFVSWDDATGGHVYKARVDQRGRAPQQLTQTAGFYRETVWSLDGSRIVTIRGSARDVQENRGGFNGGLGTEFVWVPSAGGAATRIGLTSGRSGLHVTDDPDRIFAYHRQNGLVSFRWDGTDEKAHVKVDGPRQPGAERSPPADRVIMAPKGDQALAQVGMDLYVVTVPVVGGDTPTIQVGGESAAFPVRKLTRIGGQFPAWSADAALVHWSLGNAHMVYDLARARIVEDSVEAATSERGAGDQAEEAQQAEAPGYEPAEQRITIEVARDVPRGTVVLRGGRAVTMRGREIIDNADIVVRDDRIVAVGARGQVEVPADAQVIDVSGKTITPGFVDTHYHTQWLINDIHSNQVWQYLTNLAYGVTTTQDVQTATTDVLTYHDRVESGQMIGPRIYHTGPGVFSGENVRSLDHARDVLKRYKDYYGLNTFKMYMAGNRQQRQWLIMAARELELMPTVEGGIDFKLNMTHTIDGYSGLEHSLPIAPIYGDVVRLFNQTQTTYTPTLLVSYGGPWAENYYYATEEVLDDAKLRHLTPYEELESRAARRGGPGAGWFRDEEHVFYKHARFVKDLVDAGGRAGVGSHGQIHGVGYHWELWSIQSGGLSEHDALRLATIYGAEAIGFGNDLGSLEAGKLADILVFDQSPLDNIRNSSSISHVMKNGRLYDAHTLDEIYPRQRPLPHYFWQDQEPKTGDVGVR
- a CDS encoding tetratricopeptide repeat protein codes for the protein MDAPFTAFVGDDRQRLVAELAEAYERVRVAGPSRLYALLAPTGWGKSRVVQEVYARLAAGGAYWPPRISDGASSWLHARKRVFPAPFEVPADTPIPFLWLGISCQRDQMGRELAALQYAEHQIQAHVGSMVGALAGRGDRWKTRLGALGAVAGLVGLPDPVNLAMTWHGVATSTWGLLSQEWSAFAGRRAAAQSRHIDVEGTRREADRAAELADQLAHVSGGDLPIVLVIDDAHWADPGTVRLVDHLLTSPGRVLILATGWPDQVAIQNDVPGTFGDALDRWTRAGLARRRELTRLSDDALVTLVRSTAPDADPALLDALCERAGGNPNRLRGLLSLRAVRRALESGGGSLDTAQIAALPTGDEEIVHAIWRELPEPVREVLALSSIQGPRFNPDWIPAAAELIHLTDADEGLSAARAPWGWVRSVDAALDTFTEPGLFERARGESRSLFLPDELARARGALLRWACQRKQQDDWDTLSTAARRAILEAHLLGADEGFLPLDEDVSDSVLQLVEHLRQGLEYARLVEVADKGIDWTVAAPAQRDTWWKLRLARARALGELGRVSEALRAFDAMIAEHAEQDGDGDFDARYLRFIRAHWLAEAGRYDEALDAYRNAVDDWTTRLGSEHPFTLDARECLATTLRATGRIGEAVAMQRAVLRDRERVLGAHHPDARRSRNEVALNLMALGRPEEALPVLEQLLADEVPVLGEEHPSVLVTRHNLASCLAGVGRLDHALREGEALIEAKRRVFGPDHPSTLAARSSHAVALADAGRMLEAMKAHMSVFEDRSRVLGADHPDTLEARHNAATAWAELGQWDEAIPMLEAVVEDRARILGSLNPVTILSLNNLAFCYREVGRAEEAEAAQEHVIAARSQTLGPDHPDTLLARRNLASARLQQARGAGDPEGIAAGRRAMEALMADEARVLGIDHPLATGTRELYELLTQGLG